Within Pseudorca crassidens isolate mPseCra1 chromosome 8, mPseCra1.hap1, whole genome shotgun sequence, the genomic segment TTCCTCCTCGGGCGCCAATGGCCTCTTCTCCTCCTCGGCGGGGCCCCTGGCCAGGTCCACCCCGCCCACCCCTGGAGCCCAGTCAGTGTCTCCCCCCAGCAAGGCTGGAGGCTCCTGAGCAGCGTATCCCGAAGCAGGTTGGGAAGGTCCCATTTCGTGCAAGCTAGGCTGTGAGTCATCAAATGCGGGGCCGAGATAGGATCCTGTGGCCGGAGAGGCAATGAGGGACTGGTCGCTTGCTTCCCAGGCATCCGATGACCCCAGACAGTACATGCCCTGGGACACGTAGGAGTGAGGCCATCCATCCATTGGGGCTTGAGCAAGGGCATCTGTAAAGAGAATCACGGCGGTTGGTGGGGTCACAAATATCAAAGGCAGTAACAACAGCACAGAGAATTGAGGGTGAGATGCGGGGCGGTGGGTGAGGGGGGGAGTAGGAAAGCCTATATGAACAGAAAGTCTTAGAACAGAGGTGCATGGAGGTAGCCTGGATAGTTGAGGAGGCCTCTTAGGCCTCTGGGGTCGGATTCTGGAACCATCCCTCACCCTGACTCTCCATCAATTCCTGGTAGTTGTCACTGTAATTGCAGCCCAATGGCTCCTGGGCGGAGTTGACACTCATGTCCTCACCATCCATGGAGGACCAGGCCATGAGAGTGGCCTCGGAGATAGCAAACTGTTCCATGACACCTGGGAGAAGAAACGTAGTTAGCACGAGATACCTCGGGGAAGCCTGAGACACATGCATGGGGCAGGGGGACGTCAGTGCAGCGCTGTTCAATAGAGATATAACACAAGCTACTTatgcaattttaaattttctagtagccgtattaaaaaaaaatgaaaagacataggtgaaattaattttaataatacatcttATTTAACCTAATCTATATAAAACATTATCATTTCAATGTAGAATCCATATAAAACTATTGaggtattttacattcttttattcatacgaaatctttgaaatccagttgatattttacacttacagcacatctccattcggactagccacatttcaagttctcaatggccacatgtggccagtggctactgtattggacagcacagcctTGGTATATGCCCCGAAACAAGGCAAAATCGTGGGGGACTTCCCAGAAGGTCAGATTTAGGATTCCTAGGGGAAAGAGTTGGGGGGGGTCTTCTGGTGAGATATCCTAAGGGATTGAAATTGGGGATTTCCAGAAGTTTAGCTTTGGAATTTTTTTAGGAATGGTAGCTAGTGCTAGGGAGTCAAGGCCAGAGGAGTCTAAATGGGAGGGATTGTAGGTCCACAGTGGTATCAAGTTCAAGGTCTGGGAAGGACAAGGGAGGAAGGATAGAATAATGAAGATGGGTAGACTTGGGGTTCCCGTGTTGGTCAAAGCCATGAGTAAGTTGAAGCTTACATTGCTAGCTGCCCTACACTACCCACTACATGTttgtctcccctccccactgatATTTCTTCCACCACCCACACCACCAACCAAAGAACCCTCTTGTCTATTCCAGATCTATCATTTTTCCTAGGTATCTTATCGAGATCTGCCACTAGGGCTCGGGCAGGGTTGTAGGTACACCGTATGCCTGCCTCGTACctatactgaattttaaaagctcTTCTGTACACACCCTCTCCTCACCCAGGTCCCTTGATCTGGTGGTTGTCACGAGTAATGTGACCTGTAATTGCATTCATGACTGCAGTGTGCTGATGGGCAAAGGCGAGAAGAGAACCCCAaggcttttctttcattttcatcataAAACATGAGTAGAAGCACAGACTTTTGAAGCCTAAGatacctgcctttttttttttttcctcctgtactGAGGGAACCCAGGGTTTGGACAGTCCCACCATGTAGGAGAGAAGGCATCAGGTGGACCCACAATCCCATGTTAACTCCCCTCAACTTCTGAGGcgataataaaaataagtttgagGGTACTTAGAATAAACAAGTCAGAGTCCTTGAAATTAGAGCTAGTTGGGAAATTAAGTCTGATGGTATCACATGAACAGAGCCAGTCCTGCCATAGGGGATCAGGCTGAAGGGTCGGTCTCTGGCCATCCTGAACATGTGTCTCTTGAGGGGCTGGGGAACAAGTACCTGCTAGGAAACGTGCCTCCTTCTCGCCATCGCTGAGGTCGGAGTAGGCGTCTGTATCCCTGCGCACGGCCTCGTGGCTGTGTTGCGGCTGAATGGCTGGAgccttcccccagccctgccactcaaTCATGTGAGCCACCCGGCCCTGCCCCATGGCTGTGGGCTTTGTCACATGGTCCTTCATGCTTCGCGAAATCCCTGAGGGGCCAGACATTCCCCAGGTGCTCCAGAACATCACACAATACCCGCACCAGATCcgtccctcccccgcccccgccatcaCCCCCACCCTAGTCCCCGTGGGACTCCATCCCATGAAGGGGACAGGTATGCCCTAAGGCTCTGTCTATGAGGGGCCGCCTGGAGGATGGGAGAGGCTTGACAGAAAGGGCAAATAGGTCCGGGGTCTGGGGATGAGGGTCTTCTTCAGGCCTGAAGGGGCAGGGACACTGAAAGCATGAGCCCCTAGGGAGTCTCCTGTCTGCACGCATCCCCAGGTCGGAGTCTCACCTGAGAACGATGACTTGGCCAGGGCCCCAATGCCATAGGCGTTAGAGTTTCGCTTAAGCTTCGGAAGAATGGAAGTGGTGTCCTCCATGGAGAGCTGGGATAGGGAAtgtgggaggaggggcagaggaatAAGAGGCTATGAGGTGCTTTATATGTGGAGGACAGTCCACGGTTTCCAGGAGTAAGGATATGAGCCAGGGCGGGCGATCAGGCTACCATTGTACCCGGGGGGTCCCTAGGAGGCCTATCCCCCAACCACCCTTGAGAGTTTGGGGGTGGCTAAAGAATGTGAGGGCTCCCAGTGCCCGCTGGAGGAAGGGGGCGCTGTGTGCTACGGCAGCAGGTGGGAGAGGCCAAGGAAGAGGAGGTAGGGTGGGCTGCAGAGGCCTGGGGGGAGCTGCACTCACATTGATGCCATCCCAGGAGAAGTCAGTCCGGGTTTGCTgtgaggaaagaggagagggagtGGGTACCCGGGGCACTTCCTCAGAGGGGCTTCCAGAAGAGCGTGAGGTAGAGAGGGCTTTCCTGAGATTAACACAGGGAACTGGGATCTCCGCGTGGAGCGTTTGGCTTGTGTttgaggaaaggaggagaaatgtTCTGTGAGGGCGTCAGTCTGAAGGTGTGTCTGGGAGGTTGTCCTGGAATTTAGGAAGGTGGCCGAAGGACTAGGCTTATGCATGGTGGTTCTGGGGGTGTTTTCGAGGTCCTCTGGGAGGGGGGCTGAGCACGGAGGGCCTCACCTCAGTGGATGGCCGGTGGAGGCTGCTCCCGTGCAGCGAGCTGGTGCTGTCCATGTTGATTTGGTCCACATCCTTCAGGCCCTTCCAGTCCACGGCTATCACTTCATTTCCTGAGATGGACAGATGGTTAGCTGCTTCCCTTTCACCTCCCTATGCCCAACCCGAAGGCCCGTCCTCGTCCTTTTCCTTCAGAACGCTGAGGCCACAGATGGGGGCCAGGCCCTCCAGACCCCTCCCTGCCCTCGCACTACCACTCCCTCTTCTGATTGCCTATTTTCATTTACATCCCCACTCGCCCCAAATTTTTGTTAGGAGAGATAATAATGCTGAGCTCAGTCAGGAATAGCACACTCGGAAAAAGTGTTCTATGGCctcatttgttgttgtttaaatggAAGGGTCAGTGGCTGGGTTTTAGAAGGAAAACAGGTCTCCATTCTATCCTGAGGAATCTCTGAGGCTTTCTGTATGGGAGTGCACGGGAGCTGTGCTTTTCCTCTATTATGTTCCTACAAATAAGGGCAGAACTTTTCCAGGGGCAAGCTTCCCTAAGTGTTGGCCTTATTATTTGTGAGGTGCAAGGATTGCATCTTCCCTAGTGGATCCCCCAGAGGAGTTGGTGGATTCGTCTGACAGGAAGGAGGTTTGGTGGGGATAGAGGCAAGAGCTGGGTGTGTACACCTAGAAGCAATGAAAGCAGAGAAAGCAAAGAGTGAGATGGAATCATTTTACCTGACTCTTGGGAGACAAGTGATGGATtaaagaggagagaagggggacAGCAGGAGGAGAGCAGGGGACTTTTTAAAATAGGAACTAAAAGAATAGGAATTCGAGTCAGAGAGAAGACAAAAGACAATGGGAGAGGGTGGACAGGGTTTGAGGGCTGACTGGCAAACTGGAGGACCTAGGAAGATGGTAATTCTGCAGCCGAGGCCACAGCTCCTCATAAAGGGGGACTGCTGCCGTGAGGGGTGGGTATGCCAGCTGGAAGCCTTGGGGAAGAATCACTTGGGTGGTAGACCCAAGTGAACCACCTGACCTTATAGATCTTTTCTACACATAAAGTTTTTTGATTCTGAATTTAGGATTAGGCGTCCACTCTTGAGGAGGGGTGAAGTGAATGGGGTCTTGGGCACCAGGAGGCATTCGGCAGGCAACAGCATAGCTGCTGCAAGAGGAAGGGGTTGTGCTTGACAGGTCTGAGAGAGGTAAGGCCCCTCCGAAGCGGGCACACTCTCCCTTGGGGCTACAGGGGAATGGTGAGATGGGTCAGACCAGTGgctggaagggaagaggaaagatgGACATCTGGGCGGACAGAGCAGGAATGGGCAGGCAGAGGACAACCTCTGAGGGGAAGGGAGATGGCGAGGGCAGAGTGGGagagaggggtgaggggaggtggcCTTTGTAGAAGAGGGAGAGCTGAGTCAGAGccatggggggcagggagggggagggaaagaacCCAGAGAAGAGGTGAAAGCAGAGGAGGAAGTGGGGGTATCCATGGAAATAAATCGGGTCTCAGAGACATCAGGCTTCCGGAGAGTGAGTTTGTTTGTGATAATAATACGAATTATTCTCTCCGCCTGAGGTCACTGGGGCATGTAGGCGGGAGAAATTGGGAGTCGGAATGGGAAAAATTGGGGGTTTTGGGAGAGGGTTGAATCAATCTGCTGAGCTGTGAGAGCGGAGTGGGTGTACGGGGTGCAGGAGAAGGCACTGGGTAGCAAGGCAAATGCTGAGGGGAGAAGAATTCCGAGGCGCCTCTCTTCCTTCCCCCGGTCAAAGGTAAATAAAGAGCTGGCCCCGCCCCGCCAGCCCCCGCCGACAGGTGCAGCCAGGTCCCCGGGTTCCCTCGCTCGGCCAGCCCCACCCTCCTGGGAGCTGGCTCCCGACCCCTCTCCAGCCCTCGAACCCCCGGCCTCCCCCCGGCGTCCCCGGCTCTTCCACCCCAACCCAGCCCGGCCCCATTGCCTCCGGCCGTGGAACCCATTCCCCTCCCCGAGGCACCAGGctcaccccgcccccgccccggagGGAAAATGCACGTGAACAAAGCAAATCGGGGGAGGCAGAAACGACCGAAAAAGGcaacagagagggaaagagatgggGGCAAAACACCCAAGCCAGATGGAGGcggagcgggggcgggggcgtgCGAAAGGGACTCGGGGCTGAGACTGAGACTGGGGGTCCTTAAAACGGGGGGCTGCTCCAGAAATGGAGGGGGGGCGAGGAGGCGCTGGGGAAGGCAGAGTCGAGGCCGATGGCCTGGAGATGGAGGGTGTGGGAACGGGAGAGTCGGGGAGGGCGACGGAGGAGAGAGAAGGTTGGCGGGGAGATGATGGAGAGGGACCGCGCCTGGGCAAGGGCAATGGAAGGAAGCCGGAGGGAGACGGAGAGAACTGAGTCCAGAGGGATGCGAGGCCCGGAGGCGCGAGGGGAGAacggggaggagagaggaaggcagggacCGCGAGGGCACAGAGGGAAAGTGAGGGAGCGCGGCGGGGCCGGGCGGTGCGGAGAGAGGGACCCGGAGGGGCGCGGGgattggtgggggaggggccggAGGACCGGACCCCGCCGAGTCCTGCCGCCGCCCGCGCCCGTGCCGCCGCGGTACCCACCCACGGTCCGGGAGCCGATGCAGCCCATGGCTCCGGGCCTCCAGGCCGGGCCCTCACCGACGCGGGGCGGGCGCCGGGGGGAGCACCGGGAGCCGCGCCGCcgccccagccgctctgcagcgcCGCGGCTGTCTCCGCTCGGCTccgctcccccctcccctctccatccctccccacggCAGCCTCCgtcgtcgccgccgccgccgccgccgccgcctggcTCCCCCGCCCCGGCTCGGCTCGCGGCGGCGTGGAGGGGGCGGCCCGGGGATTGGTTGCGCCGGCGCCTCCCCGCCCTGCCCCTGACCCCGCCGCGGCGCTCCCTCGGGGAGCCGGGCTGTCTGGGGGCCTTGACGCCGCTTGCCTCTCTCGCCCTTCCCCAGAGCCACTCGGGGGCTGCTCGCCGGGTCCCCGCTGGGCTCGCGCCCGGGGGCTGCTGGAGACCCGGAGGATGCCCGCCTTGGGTCTCAGGAGCCGGGTAAAGAACCCCGGGCCCACCCTTCGGATCTGGGGGATTGATTTTGAGGCTCGGGGTTGGGGATGTCTAGAGAGAAAGTGGGGCGGGAGTGAGAATAAAGCCTGGATGAAGGGCCTTGGCCGCTAAATTCCGCAAACACTTGTTTTCTTCCTGGGGCTGCATCTGGGACACAAACGGGAGCGTGATTGGATGCAGCTCCGGTTGCTCTGCGTTTCCTGTGCGCTGTTTTATCCACCCAAACAGATCGCGAAGTCTTCGCAAGTGGATCGTGTTTTAGACTTGCCGGTGCTCGGCGCTCGCGGGAAAATCGGGCATGGGTGTGGGGATGGTGCAGATAATCTTACTCCAGTTCTGATCGGGGAGGGGGATAGAAGATAATTCGATCCCATCTCGagggaaataaaaatgtcagGACCCGAGGCTGGCTACGAGACAGTTTTATATCCAGTGTAACTTTTCTGAGCATTGGCCTTCTCTGACAAATGAGCGCAAGGATGTCAGAGGCGGGCAAGAGCGGGGTGGATTGCCCTCGGGCTAGTGGGGTCGGATGGGGTAGGTACCAAGGGCCTCTTGGGTAAGAGACGGAGAGACATCTAAGTGGCAAGGGTTAGGTGGGCACTACAGTTAACAGCAGGCAAGAAGTGGAATCCAGAGAAGTCgcatgagaaaaggagaccctttTATCTAAGCAGTACCCCAAAGTTCGAGGGAGCCGACCTGGTGAGCACCAATGTCAGAAGCAAGTGCTAATCTAGGATCTGTTTGCTGCCCACCTGATCTTATGTCCCTCCTGAGGTTGGACAGGGAGTAGTAGGGCAATGGGCCAGGGGGCCCTGGTGAGGACCTGGAACAGGGAGAGAGACCAAGTCTTAACGGATGCAATTTTTTGATCTTTAGATTACGAATAGGAAGCTAAACTTTAGGGTGGTAACCACTGCCTTCTGTGGAATCCCAGATGAGAGATGTAGGGGAAGATACTAATAATTTAATTGCAGATCTAGGAGATAGGATGATGGAAAGGGAACTAATCTTTGGTCTCTGTGCATGAAGAAACAAACCAAGTCTACATCTATAGAAccatgagagagaagagagaaaggtcaGTGGTGGGTGGGCTTAGATTTTAATTGTCCAGTATACTTTGTGGCAGGATCTGCTCTCTTATTTTGACAGTGGAGggaattagaaagtattttccaCCCCCCAGGTCAGCTTTTGTTGGTTATACAAAAGAGGTACTAAGTGGTTTCTGCCCTCCTGGAATATAGCGTCTAgctgcaaaagaaagaaaatggaaagttggttaaaaaaaaaaaagataaaaggaagaaaCAGCCTCCATTACTATAGTAATGCTCCCAAACCCCTACTGTGTGAGCAGagaaggcgctgactctccaggTCAGCAGTAATGGACCAGGTGGCCAGCTCTGCTCGTGCCTTCTCACCTGAAACTGCTCTTCCCTTGgggtgctttctttctttctttctttttttttttttttgcggtacgcgggcctctcactgttgtggcctctcccgttgcggagcacaggctccggacgcgcaggctcagcggccatggctcacaggcccagccgctccgcggcatgtgggatcttcccagaccggggcacgaacccgtgtcccctgcatcggcaggcggactctcaactactgcgctaccagggaagcccttggggtGCTTTCTGATTCCACTATTCTCAGTATTAATCTGGTCCAAACATGGATACAAACCCTTCCTTGGGTCCCCTTAGCACAGCTGTATAAGGCTGGATTTATCCAAATGGTTTAAATCAAGTCAACACAAGGGATCCCAGGTCTAGAAGACTCAGTCCCATCCCATATTCTGTCTTAAAGGTATTTCCAGCATCAGAGAAAAGGAGACTATCATAGGCACAACACTGGCATGCTTCCTTCCTGCTTCTTGAATCTTCTTACTTCTCACCATTTAGAGACATTCTTCCAGTCTCTTTGCTGTGTTCTGAGCCAAGGTCAAAGATTCTAGTTCTGTTATGAACAGGAACAACCTTTCTGGAGGACAGTACAgatcaaaaaatcttcaaaacatGCATTACTATTGTTACTAAATTgtgacacagcaattccatttatagaaatagtctaagaaaataaaaatagaatgtggaCGAAGATGAAGTCTACAGCATCCATCAGAGTACAatttcataataattataaagATTGTACACAGCCCACATGTTCAAACCTGGggcttaattaaataaattatgctatatgcctataatagaatattatgcagccattaataCTATCttataactatttgttgaaaattATTCATGATACATTGCGATATTATAAAAAAGCAGGCTATAAGGATTACAGTGtatcaatttttgtttaaaaatcacacacacacaaacacacacacatagattcTTCTCCTGCCTTTTGTCAGGCTTTCCATCCCAAATAATTTATGGGATTCCTTGAAGAAAGCTTATATTTTACAAACGTCCAGTTCCACTCATCAGTTACAGATTGACTCTCAATGAAATTACAATATTAATCAGTCCATTTCCAAAGTCTAAAAATATAGGACTTTGGCAGAATGCCCCAGCATGACACTGGCATCTTCCTTATTGGCTCTCTTTGGGACACAACACCAAGGTGAAATTATGCTTCCATCCTCTCTGTGGTTGCTGCTTCGTGCTCCTAATCTCCTGTGGACAGGTCTTGGACAGAAGGACAAACCAAGCTGAGAGCCAGTACTGCCTAAAATGGGGACTCTTGTCCCAGGATTCATGGACGGAATCCAGAATCCATAACcttggatgggaaaaaaaattacgTTCACTAACTTGTAACCGAAATTCCCCATCCACTTAAATTAGGCATGTAGGCAGCAAACCATAGTTGTATCAGAGGTATTGTACTGTGTCTTTATCAGCCATGAAAATTGCAGATGTTTCTATTATACAACAGTTGTGGCAGATTTTTTACAACATTCTTTATGTTCATCACTACTTTGAAATTATAGTAGTATTGAACCTGCCTCTACGTTTACTTATTTAATGCTTTTATAAAGAAGCAGATATACTACTATACCAcaattttataactatttttataTAATTGGTACCCTTTGTaatctgtattttgttttatgcATTTAATATTATTCTGAGAGGGAAACCATGGATTTTCCAGATTGACAAGGGATCCAGGGCACAAAAAATTTAAGAACCCCTGGCCTCTAAGTACATATTtggtggtgatagtggtggtggAAGTCTCTAATTCTGCAAGAGCTTAATAGTCTGGTTAATAGTACCAACTTAAAGGACCAAGCAAGATACTCATCATCCCATTTTGAAGACTGGGTCCCCAAGAACAAAGATATGTCCCTTTTTATCTGCAGGACTGAAAGAGACACACCAAAGGCAGGCCTGCCCCCCAAAACTGGAGAGGCAGCTCTAAAACATGACAGCAAAGACCTGTACTATCACAGAAACATCTGTGTATCGTATCTGGGTCTGTATCTCGACGCAACAAGTAGGTGATTCAGGCTGCTTCCAAATTTAGTCAGCTTGTGGGAAGCCCTTGGTGGCTCATGGGAGGCCCTATTTGCTTAAGG encodes:
- the FAM131B gene encoding protein FAM131B isoform X2 translates to MGCIGSRTVGNEVIAVDWKGLKDVDQINMDSTSSLHGSSLHRPSTELSMEDTTSILPKLKRNSNAYGIGALAKSSFSGISRSMKDHVTKPTAMGQGRVAHMIEWQGWGKAPAIQPQHSHEAVRRDTDAYSDLSDGEKEARFLAGVMEQFAISEATLMAWSSMDGEDMSVNSAQEPLGCNYSDNYQELMESQDALAQAPMDGWPHSYVSQGMYCLGSSDAWEASDQSLIASPATGSYLGPAFDDSQPSLHEMGPSQPASGYAAQEPPALLGGDTDWAPGVGGVDLARGPAEEEKRPLAPEEEEDAGCRDLESLSPREDPEMPTALSRKVSDVTSSGVQSFDEEEGEANN
- the FAM131B gene encoding protein FAM131B isoform X1: MGCIGSRTVGNEVIAVDWKGLKDVDQINMDSTSSLHGSSLHRPSTEQTRTDFSWDGINLSMEDTTSILPKLKRNSNAYGIGALAKSSFSGISRSMKDHVTKPTAMGQGRVAHMIEWQGWGKAPAIQPQHSHEAVRRDTDAYSDLSDGEKEARFLAGVMEQFAISEATLMAWSSMDGEDMSVNSAQEPLGCNYSDNYQELMESQDALAQAPMDGWPHSYVSQGMYCLGSSDAWEASDQSLIASPATGSYLGPAFDDSQPSLHEMGPSQPASGYAAQEPPALLGGDTDWAPGVGGVDLARGPAEEEKRPLAPEEEEDAGCRDLESLSPREDPEMPTALSRKVSDVTSSGVQSFDEEEGEANN